The Methanocalculus natronophilus genome window below encodes:
- a CDS encoding mechanosensitive ion channel family protein: GYVGSYCDPVPIKSGSSGYTEILPLVTDAVLIFIGAYIIARIISFLLLRLSERFGHARIAVRMIVPILNIIIYTVAIMLLLHRVVVLGTIELVAFSGLFGAAIGFGLKDVFANIIGGVIIAFEKPFRIGDRITMGEYYGEVVEIGMLDTRIVTPDDNYVTIPNYKIFTQSVASANAGLTEMMVTIDIYIDHAADIDCAIALFRDAVVTSRHIYISDTCFYTILTENQLHAIRLRARAYVWDLRDEFECKAEISRRTKRAFQREGILPPRLYVPGEGLHTS; the protein is encoded by the coding sequence ATGGTTATGTGGGATCCTATTGTGATCCAGTGCCCATAAAAAGCGGGAGTTCAGGTTATACCGAAATTCTTCCCCTCGTAACTGATGCTGTTCTGATATTCATTGGTGCATATATCATCGCGAGGATCATCAGCTTTCTTTTGCTACGGCTCTCGGAGCGCTTTGGACATGCCCGGATTGCAGTCAGGATGATAGTTCCGATTCTCAATATCATCATCTATACTGTTGCCATCATGCTCCTGCTCCACCGGGTTGTTGTCCTCGGAACAATCGAGCTTGTCGCATTCTCAGGGCTGTTTGGAGCGGCAATAGGCTTTGGGCTCAAAGACGTCTTTGCCAATATCATTGGCGGGGTCATCATTGCATTTGAAAAACCGTTCCGGATTGGGGATCGGATCACTATGGGTGAGTATTATGGAGAAGTTGTTGAAATCGGCATGCTTGATACCCGGATTGTCACCCCTGATGACAACTATGTCACAATCCCAAACTACAAGATCTTTACCCAGAGCGTTGCAAGCGCCAATGCAGGGCTCACAGAGATGATGGTAACCATTGACATCTACATCGATCATGCCGCAGATATCGACTGTGCCATTGCACTCTTCAGGGATGCTGTCGTCACATCCCGGCATATCTATATCTCTGATACATGTTTCTACACGATCCTTACAGAAAACCAGCTTCATGCAATCCGGCTCAGGGCACGTGCCTATGTCTGGGATCTCCGCGACGAGTTTGAATGCAAGGCAGAGATTTCACGAAGGACAAAACGGGCATTCCAGCGTGAGGGAATCCTCCCCCCACGTCTCTATGTGCCAGGGGAGGGGCTTCACACCTCCTGA